One Actinospica robiniae DSM 44927 genomic region harbors:
- a CDS encoding roadblock/LC7 domain-containing protein has protein sequence MSELSQAAQNLNWLITNFVDRVPGVAHTVVVSSDGLLLAVSNGFPRDRADQLAAVASGLSSLTTGAARIFEGGSVTQTVVEMVRGFLFVMAISDGSVLAVLASSDCDMGLIGYEMALLVERAGDTLTPALRAELQNSLPR, from the coding sequence GTGAGCGAGCTGAGCCAGGCGGCGCAGAACCTCAACTGGCTGATCACCAACTTCGTGGACCGCGTGCCCGGTGTGGCTCACACCGTCGTGGTGTCCTCGGACGGCCTGCTGCTCGCCGTCTCCAACGGCTTCCCGCGGGACCGGGCCGACCAGCTCGCCGCGGTGGCCTCCGGCCTGTCCAGCCTCACCACCGGAGCCGCTCGGATCTTCGAGGGCGGCTCGGTCACCCAGACCGTGGTGGAGATGGTGCGCGGCTTCCTGTTCGTCATGGCCATCAGCGACGGCTCCGTGCTCGCCGTGCTGGCCTCCTCGGATTGCGACATGGGCCTGATCGGCTACGAGATGGCCCTGCTGGTGGAGCGGGCCGGCGACACGCTCACGCCCGCGTTGCGGGCCGAGCTGCAGAACTCGCTCCCCCGGTAG
- a CDS encoding GTP-binding protein: protein MDFATSSAGYAAPAPSGPTTSVKIVVAGGFGVGKTTFVGAVSEISPLTTEAVMTAASDGIDDLSKVPDKTTTTVAMDFGRVSLDRELILYLFGTPGQNRFWFMWDDLTRGAIGAVVLVDTRRLADCFAAIDYFEDAGLPYIIAVNCFDGVLSHEMDDVREALSVPTDVPIVTCDARSRESTKLTLIRLVEHAMSRFAAMR, encoded by the coding sequence TTGGACTTCGCAACCTCTAGTGCGGGCTACGCCGCGCCCGCGCCCTCCGGACCGACCACGTCGGTCAAGATCGTCGTGGCGGGCGGGTTCGGAGTCGGCAAGACCACCTTCGTCGGCGCCGTCTCCGAGATCAGCCCGCTGACCACGGAAGCGGTCATGACGGCGGCGAGCGATGGGATCGACGACCTGTCGAAGGTCCCGGACAAGACAACGACCACCGTCGCGATGGACTTCGGCCGTGTGTCGCTGGACCGCGAACTGATCCTGTACCTGTTCGGCACCCCCGGGCAGAACAGATTCTGGTTCATGTGGGACGACCTGACCCGCGGCGCCATCGGCGCCGTGGTGCTGGTCGACACCCGCCGGCTGGCCGACTGCTTCGCCGCGATCGACTACTTCGAAGACGCGGGCCTGCCGTACATCATCGCGGTCAACTGCTTCGACGGCGTGCTCAGCCACGAGATGGACGACGTGCGCGAGGCCCTCTCGGTGCCGACCGACGTCCCGATCGTCACCTGCGACGCGCGCTCGCGCGAGTCGACGAAGCTGACGCTCATCCGGTTGGTCGAGCACGCGATGTCGCGGTTCGCCGCGATGCGCTGA
- a CDS encoding ABC transporter substrate-binding protein, translating to MPQPIGAPRSARPVRSRARLTRLGALGLSLTVSASVLTACSSGSASVETPDITIGYVNSLGSAPFLLGIKQGLFNTGGLSVTPKAYADDTDEEKALKSGEIQIALGDYTSFLDNQNAAGVAPLLQVVGEAYDAGSDTFGLVAARTNTGLSADPATTIASKIAGAGISVSVPAFDSPEYVSLAAWAMSEQAPVPSRQSNIHTAAADADPASAAKQILSNIASGNSSAGVLQEPYLTQALETGKVVELANLSSGTAADMPVSGYFALTKFTQSNPNTIAAFDAALAQAQALGDSRVSIEQALEAQSVDDTLAATTQIGNFPSIVVPATIDNVLSLMNAAGLQIGTLSSGTLTGTSNSGNSDTMTLG from the coding sequence ATGCCCCAGCCCATCGGAGCCCCGCGGAGCGCGCGGCCGGTCCGCTCGCGCGCCCGGCTCACCCGCCTCGGCGCGCTCGGCCTTTCGCTCACCGTGTCGGCCTCGGTGCTGACCGCGTGCAGCAGCGGGTCCGCCTCGGTGGAGACTCCCGACATCACCATCGGCTACGTCAACAGCCTCGGCTCCGCGCCGTTCCTGCTCGGCATCAAGCAGGGCCTGTTCAACACCGGCGGCCTGAGCGTGACCCCCAAGGCGTACGCCGACGACACCGACGAGGAGAAGGCGCTCAAGAGCGGCGAGATCCAGATCGCGCTCGGCGACTACACCTCGTTCCTCGACAACCAGAACGCGGCCGGGGTGGCCCCGCTGCTGCAGGTCGTCGGCGAGGCGTACGACGCCGGCTCGGACACCTTCGGCCTGGTCGCCGCGCGCACGAACACGGGCTTGTCCGCCGACCCCGCCACGACCATCGCCTCCAAGATCGCCGGTGCCGGGATCTCAGTCTCGGTGCCCGCCTTCGACAGCCCGGAGTACGTCTCCCTGGCCGCGTGGGCGATGTCGGAGCAGGCGCCGGTGCCGTCCCGGCAGTCCAACATCCACACGGCCGCGGCCGACGCCGACCCGGCCTCGGCGGCGAAGCAGATCCTGAGCAACATCGCCTCGGGCAACTCCTCGGCCGGCGTGTTGCAGGAGCCGTACCTGACCCAGGCGCTGGAGACCGGCAAGGTCGTCGAGCTGGCCAACCTGTCCTCGGGCACCGCGGCCGACATGCCGGTCAGCGGCTACTTCGCGCTGACCAAGTTCACCCAGTCCAACCCGAACACGATCGCCGCGTTCGACGCCGCGCTGGCCCAGGCCCAGGCGCTCGGCGACAGCCGGGTCTCCATCGAGCAGGCGCTCGAGGCCCAGTCGGTCGACGACACCCTCGCCGCGACCACGCAGATCGGCAACTTCCCGAGCATCGTCGTCCCGGCCACGATCGACAACGTGCTGTCCCTGATGAACGCGGCCGGCCTGCAGATCGGCACGCTCTCCTCGGGCACGCTGACCGGCACCAGCAACAGCGGCAACTCGGACACCATGACGCTCGGCTGA
- a CDS encoding sugar porter family MFS transporter has protein sequence MATTRTGESGHAEHFGYVIFIAAAAAMGGFLFGYDSSVINGAVTGIQKHFNVGTNATGFAVSSALLGSAFGAWIAGPIADRIGRVKVMLIASVLFVISGVLSGLAFSIVDLSIWRIVGGIAIGIASVVAPTYIAEIAPPQYRGRLGSLQQMAIVTGIFVSQLINYGLAQAANGQTTNNIWGLQAWRWMLIIEAFPALLYGGLALAVPESPRYLIATHQTSRAQNVLHKVEGDNLDVDGRIAEIDHVIRSEHKPRFRDLLGPNGFVLPIVLIGIGLSIFQQFVGINVIFYYSSLLWQSVGYNVSSSLLLSVSTSIVNVVGTIVAISVIDRVGRKPLALIGSLGMTAALAVVAWAFSHVDKTSGVGSIPKSYGTTAIVGAHVFVFFFAMSWGVVVWVLLGEMFPNKIRALALSVAASFQWLANFAVSQSFPSLSRWSLTGSYTIYAVMALLSFFFVLKFVKETKGKALEEMG, from the coding sequence ATGGCGACGACGAGAACGGGCGAGAGCGGGCATGCCGAGCATTTCGGCTATGTGATCTTCATCGCGGCCGCGGCCGCCATGGGCGGGTTCCTGTTCGGCTATGACAGCTCCGTGATCAACGGCGCGGTCACCGGCATCCAGAAGCACTTCAACGTCGGTACGAACGCGACCGGCTTCGCGGTCTCCTCGGCCCTGCTCGGCTCGGCCTTCGGCGCGTGGATCGCCGGGCCCATCGCCGACCGGATCGGCCGGGTCAAGGTCATGCTGATCGCCTCGGTGCTCTTCGTCATCTCCGGCGTGCTCAGCGGTCTGGCCTTCTCCATCGTCGACCTCTCGATCTGGCGCATCGTCGGCGGTATCGCGATCGGTATCGCCTCGGTGGTCGCCCCCACGTACATCGCCGAGATCGCTCCGCCGCAGTACCGCGGCCGGCTCGGCTCGCTGCAGCAGATGGCGATCGTGACCGGCATCTTCGTCTCGCAGCTGATCAACTACGGCCTGGCCCAGGCGGCCAACGGCCAGACCACGAACAACATCTGGGGCCTGCAGGCCTGGCGCTGGATGCTGATCATCGAGGCCTTCCCCGCGCTGCTCTACGGCGGGCTCGCGCTGGCGGTGCCGGAGTCGCCGCGGTACCTCATCGCCACCCACCAGACCAGCCGCGCGCAGAACGTGCTGCACAAGGTCGAAGGCGACAACCTGGACGTCGACGGGCGGATCGCCGAGATCGACCACGTCATCAGGTCCGAGCACAAGCCCCGCTTCCGCGATCTGCTCGGCCCCAACGGCTTCGTCCTGCCGATCGTGCTGATCGGTATCGGCCTGTCGATCTTCCAGCAGTTCGTCGGCATCAACGTGATCTTCTACTACTCGTCGCTGCTGTGGCAGTCGGTGGGCTACAACGTCTCGAGCTCGCTGCTGCTGTCCGTGTCCACCTCGATCGTCAACGTCGTCGGCACCATCGTGGCGATCTCGGTGATCGACCGGGTCGGGCGCAAGCCGCTCGCCCTGATCGGCTCGCTGGGCATGACGGCCGCGCTGGCCGTGGTCGCCTGGGCCTTCTCGCACGTGGACAAGACCAGCGGCGTCGGCTCGATCCCGAAGTCCTACGGCACCACCGCGATCGTCGGCGCGCACGTGTTCGTGTTCTTCTTCGCCATGTCCTGGGGCGTGGTGGTCTGGGTGCTGCTCGGCGAGATGTTCCCGAACAAGATCCGCGCGCTCGCGCTGTCGGTGGCCGCGTCCTTCCAGTGGCTGGCCAACTTCGCCGTCTCGCAGTCCTTCCCGAGCCTGAGCCGTTGGTCGCTCACCGGCTCGTACACCATCTACGCCGTCATGGCGCTGCTGTCGTTCTTCTTCGTCCTCAAGTTCGTCAAGGAGACGAAGGGCAAGGCGCTGGAGGAAATGGGCTAG
- a CDS encoding sensor histidine kinase, with protein MRNRLFLLVCFPLVIAIGVAATRVNTLYQDRSHLQHARFQAGTAAQVEQLLLTIQQERQAAAVCVAMETGGSPCVEGSKTNPNPYYVEFEDAIGATTQTVEQLTPIAESVAQDGSFAAQLRAAAAEALGRAQDLGAIRKSVTTQAAVYTVTFNSYSGVIDDVMAVLAATAAGTSDQSVTQDNQALSALNQMIESESIAEVITDQVYAAQGALSPELVQNSQAQELQDALASYDSAQQSFDTTASQALVQSYDSTVSGPLVSGASAGVTSALAVVQDSKQGQFGVNNPIWVNSTNNISDGLVNEDLPGTIGDLRSVQALAIDQMVDDSQSLLNAADSDLYLNIGIIIFALLLSFLGTLLVARSLTRPLGMLRAAALEIAATRLPEMVRRLRDADAATADANSRVEPIPITSSDEIGEVARSFDEVHQQAVRLASEQAMLRANVNSMFVNLSRRSQSLVQRQLRLIDELENSEQDPDQLASLFKLDHLATRMRRNGENLLVLAGEEPGRKWSQAVRLLDVLRAGASEVEQYERVALHDLPDTNVVGRVVNDLVHLVAELLENATSFSAPETKVTVTANTLNTGGVMLEIEDSGIGMTPEELDDANERLANPPVIDVAISRRMGLYVVGRLATRHGIQVRLRRSAGGGITALVLVPSSLLAGVEGEQVPATELSATGVRNLGALPRRGALPSEPLPTYDDPLESSFGGGPRALAESPSAGLGGLPPAPLDEFEPGSSGLGGRPAGSGSIPGARSPMDEAPPATRPAPPVGPPVNPFAAQPPREEPAPAPFEPPFGPPSAPAAPPAPPFGADAPFGPPAGAQPGLSAPAAFGSEPPAPGNPFRAAPRAELGLDGSAQGLQQPPLPPPFPPAEPAKQAPPVPPQPPAMTQPLPQVPAAPPQAPPTPPPTRSESTGQLPRIRDVGNTGQFPAVGSKGPGAPRHSGDTGQIPVVPRSAAPNAPVAPQRRASDDTAQFRLNPQADPAGSGSFSVADRLFASDPLPPAPATDERLPIFEAMESEWFRRRDEARAQAAQAASQRPTGFAGPAERAPVPTPAPQARVRPAEPQVQPQAEARSVEPLEQAPAFPTPPTVAPETPAAPVPNSAGDRPMETPPPSWPTSSASAAEEVRAPEGARGNSGSWSSPGDEGWRAAQAAAKPVAAGLTQKGLPKRVPKSNLVPGSAGGTGAAKATPPPMAPRSAEEVRGRLSSFHRGLRQGRDAATGQDTNPSEGER; from the coding sequence GTGCGCAACAGGCTCTTCCTGCTCGTGTGCTTCCCGCTGGTGATCGCCATCGGCGTGGCCGCCACCCGAGTCAACACGCTGTATCAGGACCGTTCCCATCTGCAGCACGCCCGGTTCCAGGCCGGTACCGCCGCCCAGGTCGAGCAGCTGCTGCTGACGATCCAGCAGGAGCGCCAGGCCGCCGCGGTGTGCGTGGCCATGGAGACCGGCGGCTCGCCCTGCGTCGAGGGGTCGAAGACCAACCCCAACCCCTACTACGTCGAGTTCGAAGACGCGATCGGCGCCACCACGCAGACCGTCGAGCAGCTGACGCCGATCGCCGAGTCCGTGGCCCAGGACGGCTCCTTCGCCGCCCAGCTGCGCGCGGCCGCCGCCGAGGCGCTCGGGCGCGCCCAGGACCTCGGCGCGATCCGCAAGTCGGTCACCACCCAGGCGGCCGTCTACACCGTCACCTTCAACTCCTACAGCGGCGTGATCGACGACGTCATGGCGGTGCTCGCGGCGACCGCGGCCGGCACCTCGGACCAGTCGGTGACCCAGGACAACCAGGCGCTCTCGGCGCTCAACCAGATGATCGAGTCCGAGTCGATCGCCGAGGTCATCACCGACCAGGTCTACGCGGCCCAGGGCGCGCTGAGCCCGGAGCTGGTGCAGAACAGCCAGGCCCAGGAGCTGCAGGACGCGCTGGCGTCCTACGACTCCGCGCAGCAGAGCTTCGACACGACCGCGTCCCAGGCGCTGGTGCAGTCCTACGACTCCACCGTCTCCGGGCCGCTGGTCTCCGGCGCCTCGGCCGGTGTCACCTCCGCGCTGGCCGTGGTGCAGGACTCGAAGCAGGGCCAGTTCGGGGTGAACAACCCGATCTGGGTCAACAGCACCAACAACATCAGCGACGGTCTGGTCAACGAGGATCTGCCGGGCACCATCGGCGACCTGCGCTCGGTCCAGGCCCTCGCCATCGACCAGATGGTCGACGACTCGCAGTCCCTGCTCAACGCGGCCGACAGCGACCTGTACCTGAACATCGGCATCATCATCTTCGCGTTGCTGCTCTCCTTCCTCGGCACCCTGCTGGTGGCCCGGTCGCTGACCCGGCCGCTCGGCATGCTGCGGGCCGCCGCGCTGGAGATCGCGGCCACCCGACTGCCGGAGATGGTCCGCCGGCTGCGTGACGCGGACGCGGCCACCGCGGACGCCAACAGCCGGGTCGAACCGATCCCGATCACCTCCTCCGACGAGATCGGCGAGGTGGCGCGCTCCTTCGACGAGGTCCACCAGCAGGCCGTGCGCCTGGCCTCCGAGCAGGCCATGCTCCGTGCGAACGTCAACTCGATGTTCGTCAACCTCTCCCGCCGCTCCCAGTCGCTGGTCCAGCGCCAGCTGCGCCTGATCGACGAGCTGGAGAACAGCGAGCAGGACCCGGACCAGCTCGCGAGCCTGTTCAAGCTCGACCACCTCGCCACCCGTATGCGCCGCAACGGTGAGAACCTGCTGGTCCTCGCGGGTGAGGAGCCGGGCCGCAAGTGGAGCCAGGCCGTGCGCCTGCTCGACGTGCTGCGCGCCGGCGCGTCCGAGGTGGAGCAGTACGAGCGGGTCGCCCTGCACGACCTGCCCGACACCAACGTCGTCGGCCGCGTCGTCAACGACCTCGTGCACCTGGTGGCCGAGCTGCTGGAGAACGCGACCTCGTTCTCCGCGCCGGAGACCAAGGTCACCGTCACCGCCAACACGCTCAACACCGGCGGCGTGATGCTCGAGATCGAGGACTCCGGCATCGGCATGACGCCCGAGGAACTCGACGACGCGAACGAGCGGCTGGCCAACCCGCCGGTCATCGACGTCGCCATCTCCCGCCGCATGGGCCTGTACGTGGTCGGCCGGCTGGCCACCCGCCACGGCATCCAGGTCCGCCTGCGCCGCTCGGCCGGCGGCGGCATCACCGCCCTCGTGCTCGTGCCCAGCTCGCTGCTCGCGGGCGTCGAGGGCGAGCAGGTGCCGGCGACGGAGCTGTCCGCCACCGGTGTGCGCAACCTCGGCGCGCTGCCGCGCCGCGGCGCCCTGCCCTCGGAGCCGCTGCCCACCTACGACGACCCGCTGGAGAGCTCGTTCGGCGGCGGGCCGCGCGCCCTGGCCGAGTCCCCGTCGGCCGGCCTCGGCGGACTGCCGCCGGCGCCGTTGGACGAGTTCGAGCCCGGTTCCTCCGGCCTCGGCGGCCGTCCGGCCGGCTCGGGCTCCATCCCCGGCGCCCGCAGCCCGATGGACGAGGCGCCCCCGGCCACCCGCCCGGCCCCGCCGGTCGGCCCGCCGGTCAACCCGTTCGCCGCGCAGCCGCCGCGCGAGGAGCCGGCCCCGGCCCCGTTCGAGCCGCCGTTCGGCCCCCCGAGCGCGCCCGCGGCCCCGCCCGCGCCGCCGTTCGGCGCCGACGCCCCGTTCGGCCCGCCGGCCGGAGCGCAGCCCGGCCTGTCCGCTCCGGCAGCCTTCGGCAGCGAGCCGCCGGCCCCGGGCAACCCGTTCCGGGCCGCGCCGCGGGCGGAACTCGGCCTCGACGGCTCGGCCCAGGGGCTCCAGCAGCCCCCGCTGCCGCCGCCGTTCCCGCCGGCCGAGCCGGCGAAGCAGGCCCCGCCCGTCCCGCCGCAGCCCCCCGCGATGACCCAGCCGCTGCCGCAGGTGCCCGCGGCCCCGCCGCAGGCTCCGCCCACCCCGCCGCCGACCCGCAGCGAGTCCACCGGACAGCTGCCGCGGATCCGCGACGTGGGCAACACCGGCCAGTTCCCGGCGGTCGGCTCGAAGGGTCCGGGCGCGCCCCGGCACTCCGGCGACACCGGCCAGATCCCGGTCGTGCCGCGCTCGGCCGCGCCGAACGCCCCGGTCGCCCCGCAGCGCCGGGCCTCGGACGACACCGCGCAGTTCCGGCTCAACCCGCAGGCGGACCCGGCCGGCTCCGGCTCGTTCTCGGTGGCCGACCGGCTCTTCGCCAGCGACCCGCTGCCCCCGGCCCCGGCCACGGACGAGCGGCTGCCGATCTTCGAGGCGATGGAGTCCGAGTGGTTCCGCCGCCGGGACGAGGCCCGGGCCCAGGCGGCCCAGGCCGCCTCGCAGCGGCCCACCGGCTTCGCCGGACCGGCCGAGCGCGCCCCGGTGCCGACCCCTGCTCCGCAGGCCCGGGTCCGACCGGCCGAGCCGCAGGTTCAGCCGCAGGCCGAGGCCCGTTCGGTCGAGCCGCTGGAGCAGGCGCCCGCTTTCCCGACACCGCCGACCGTCGCGCCGGAAACGCCCGCGGCACCCGTACCGAACTCCGCAGGAGACAGGCCTATGGAGACCCCCCCGCCGAGCTGGCCGACCTCTTCCGCCTCGGCCGCGGAGGAGGTGCGGGCGCCGGAAGGCGCGCGCGGTAACTCCGGGTCCTGGTCCTCTCCGGGCGACGAAGGCTGGCGGGCGGCCCAGGCCGCCGCGAAGCCGGTCGCCGCAGGGCTGACGCAGAAGGGCTTGCCCAAGCGCGTGCCCAAGTCCAACCTGGTGCCAGGCTCGGCCGGCGGAACCGGAGCGGCCAAGGCCACCCCGCCGCCGATGGCTCCGCGCTCGGCGGAGGAGGTGCGCGGACGGCTCTCCAGCTTCCACCGCGGCCTGCGCCAGGGCCGGGACGCCGCGACCGGCCAGGACACCAACCCGTCCGAAGGCGAGCGCTGA
- a CDS encoding DUF742 domain-containing protein, translating to MSSGQDSSPLVRPYAMTGGRTRARYQLAIEALVTTTPQGRNAGYGLMPEHQRICELCVEIKSLAEIAALMRMPLGVARVMVGDMAESGLIAVQQPGSAEGKPDLALLERVLLGLRNL from the coding sequence TTGAGCTCAGGACAAGACTCCTCCCCGCTTGTCCGCCCGTACGCCATGACCGGCGGCCGGACGCGGGCGCGCTATCAACTGGCCATCGAGGCGCTGGTGACCACCACGCCTCAGGGCCGCAACGCCGGCTACGGACTCATGCCGGAACACCAGCGGATCTGCGAACTGTGCGTCGAGATCAAGTCGCTGGCCGAGATCGCCGCGCTGATGCGGATGCCGCTGGGCGTGGCCCGGGTGATGGTCGGGGACATGGCCGAGTCGGGCCTGATCGCGGTCCAGCAGCCGGGCTCCGCCGAAGGCAAGCCGGACCTCGCGCTTCTGGAAAGGGTGCTCCTTGGACTTCGCAACCTCTAG
- a CDS encoding SpoIIE family protein phosphatase — translation MSMTRAAEFAAAPGAANEARRFVRETLAQWDETGQYGIESVLDDTLLLTSELVTNAVVHAGTAAAVTCELRHGADGEPAAIRIEVADRHPGKALPAPRPPSAREAMAELEDGHGVPEAPEQGWGLYLTAHLADAWGVQYSRTSKQVWFDLPLPARQGAPASTPPAVPGLDGADALPAWDPHSVEELDDHLRTMAEHIRNLFDLDTALILLTQDDAPGTLRLRAAAGVPTGALPQVTQVPSASTRIDLSALPSVYPDLAGQAEHSSALLSALTGLGVRSLSTAPLTVGGRTTGLIAVADHAPDRIGEPDALRLALEAERIALTVETARLAEAGQSRRAALSFLAEAGELLAGSLDPERTLALAAQLLVPSLARWCAIHRHDENGRRRPALVWHADEDWYDPLAGAVAASGEPQPGMDAAQWPRTEHTRLRPGELLVLPLEARGRPLGTIALATAPGVRLTREAGDLAWDLARRISVTYDAALSYAELRRTAHQLQSTLLPPEIPHVDGADIAVFYHPAGQDGANADIGYDTLVGGDFYDVFEIRPGCWGLAVGDVCGTGPQAAAVTGLARHSLRLLAREGLRPTTVLHRLNQAILDEGERGRFLTLIYAEAEPQPDGSLSLALICAGHPPPLILRTDGRIEAAGSAQPLLGVIEGDPDFHIDTVQLRPGDAMLCFTDGASERRRGGAMLGEDGLARLLADCHALSAAGITARIQRGVEQFGDGPLSDDIALLALRAAPGNEGAARGVRSGA, via the coding sequence ATGAGCATGACCCGCGCCGCCGAGTTCGCCGCCGCGCCCGGCGCGGCCAACGAGGCGCGCAGATTCGTCCGGGAAACTCTGGCGCAATGGGATGAAACCGGTCAATACGGAATCGAATCCGTGCTCGACGACACCTTGCTGCTCACCAGCGAACTGGTCACCAACGCCGTCGTACACGCCGGCACCGCCGCCGCCGTCACCTGTGAGCTGCGCCACGGCGCGGACGGCGAGCCGGCCGCGATCCGGATCGAGGTGGCCGACCGCCACCCCGGCAAGGCCCTGCCCGCGCCCCGTCCGCCGTCCGCCCGCGAGGCGATGGCCGAGCTCGAGGACGGGCACGGCGTGCCCGAGGCGCCGGAGCAGGGCTGGGGCCTGTACCTGACCGCGCATCTGGCCGACGCCTGGGGCGTGCAGTACTCGCGCACCTCGAAGCAGGTCTGGTTCGACCTGCCGCTCCCGGCCCGCCAGGGCGCGCCGGCCTCGACGCCCCCGGCCGTGCCCGGGCTGGACGGCGCGGACGCGCTGCCCGCCTGGGACCCGCACAGCGTCGAGGAGCTCGACGACCACCTGCGCACCATGGCCGAGCACATCCGCAACCTGTTCGACCTGGACACCGCGCTGATCCTGCTGACCCAGGACGACGCCCCGGGCACGCTGCGGCTGCGGGCCGCGGCCGGCGTGCCGACCGGCGCCCTGCCGCAGGTCACCCAGGTGCCCAGCGCCTCCACCCGGATCGACCTGTCCGCGCTGCCCTCGGTCTACCCGGACCTGGCCGGCCAGGCCGAGCACTCCAGCGCCCTGCTCTCCGCGCTGACCGGGCTCGGCGTGCGTTCGCTCTCCACCGCCCCGCTGACCGTGGGCGGGCGCACCACCGGCCTGATCGCGGTAGCCGACCACGCCCCGGACCGGATCGGCGAACCGGACGCGCTGCGCCTGGCCCTGGAGGCCGAGCGGATCGCGCTGACCGTGGAGACCGCGCGGCTGGCCGAGGCCGGGCAGAGCCGCCGGGCCGCGCTCTCCTTCCTGGCCGAGGCCGGCGAGCTGCTGGCCGGCTCGCTCGACCCGGAGCGCACCCTGGCCCTGGCCGCGCAGCTGCTGGTGCCCTCGCTGGCCCGCTGGTGCGCGATCCACCGGCACGACGAGAACGGCCGGCGCCGGCCCGCGCTGGTCTGGCACGCGGACGAGGACTGGTACGACCCGCTGGCCGGCGCGGTGGCCGCGTCCGGGGAGCCGCAGCCCGGCATGGACGCCGCGCAGTGGCCGCGGACCGAGCACACCCGGCTGCGCCCCGGCGAGCTGCTGGTGCTGCCGCTGGAGGCGCGCGGCCGCCCGCTGGGCACCATCGCGCTGGCCACCGCCCCCGGCGTCCGGCTCACCCGCGAGGCCGGGGACCTGGCCTGGGACCTGGCCCGGCGCATCTCGGTCACCTACGACGCGGCGCTCTCCTACGCCGAGCTGCGCCGCACCGCGCACCAGCTGCAGTCCACGCTGCTGCCGCCGGAGATCCCGCACGTGGACGGCGCCGACATCGCCGTGTTCTACCATCCGGCCGGCCAGGACGGGGCCAACGCCGACATCGGCTACGACACCCTGGTCGGCGGGGACTTCTACGACGTCTTCGAGATCCGCCCCGGCTGCTGGGGCCTGGCCGTGGGCGACGTGTGCGGCACCGGCCCGCAGGCGGCCGCGGTCACCGGCCTGGCCCGGCACTCGCTGCGGCTGCTGGCCCGGGAGGGACTGCGTCCGACCACGGTGCTGCACCGGCTCAACCAGGCCATCCTGGACGAGGGCGAGCGCGGGCGTTTCCTGACCCTGATATACGCCGAGGCCGAGCCGCAGCCGGACGGCTCGCTCAGCCTGGCGCTGATCTGCGCCGGCCACCCGCCGCCGCTGATCCTGCGCACCGACGGCCGGATCGAGGCGGCCGGCTCCGCGCAGCCGCTGCTCGGGGTGATCGAGGGCGATCCGGACTTCCACATCGACACCGTGCAGCTGCGTCCGGGCGACGCCATGCTCTGCTTCACCGACGGCGCCTCCGAGCGCCGGCGCGGCGGCGCGATGCTCGGCGAAGACGGCCTCGCCCGGCTGCTCGCGGACTGCCACGCGCTCTCCGCCGCCGGGATCACGGCCCGGATCCAGCGCGGCGTCGAGCAGTTCGGCGACGGCCCGCTCAGCGACGACATCGCCCTGCTCGCACTGCGTGCCGCGCCCGGGAACGAGGGCGCGGCACGCGGGGTGCGATCCGGCGCGTAG
- the thyX gene encoding FAD-dependent thymidylate synthase, with product MSTQPTATTTAPTGEPEGDAPEQAVRFRSDVTVELVKATAADADVLFAARVSTAGEKSLQEVGGDAERSAGLINYLMRDRHGSPFEHNQFTFYVSAPIFVFREFMRHRTFSYNEESGRYRRLEPVFYVPGRERMLVQEGKPGRYVFVDGSAEQHELVESTTRRVCTESYRAYLEMLEAGVAREVARGVLPVSIYSSMYATCNARALMHFLSLRTKREDASFPSFPQREIEMVAERMEDHFAETMPLTHGAWNRNGRVAP from the coding sequence ATGTCCACGCAGCCGACCGCCACCACGACCGCGCCGACGGGCGAGCCGGAGGGCGACGCGCCGGAGCAGGCGGTGCGCTTCCGCTCCGACGTCACGGTCGAGCTGGTCAAGGCCACCGCCGCGGACGCGGACGTGCTCTTCGCCGCGCGCGTCTCCACCGCCGGCGAGAAGTCGCTGCAGGAGGTCGGCGGGGACGCCGAGCGCTCCGCCGGACTGATCAATTACCTGATGCGCGACCGGCACGGCTCGCCGTTCGAGCACAACCAGTTCACCTTCTACGTCTCCGCGCCGATCTTCGTCTTCCGCGAGTTCATGCGGCACCGCACCTTCAGCTACAACGAGGAGAGCGGCCGCTACCGCAGGCTCGAGCCGGTCTTCTACGTGCCCGGCAGGGAGCGGATGCTGGTGCAGGAGGGCAAGCCGGGCCGCTACGTGTTCGTCGACGGCAGCGCCGAGCAGCACGAGTTGGTCGAGAGCACGACGCGCCGGGTGTGCACCGAGTCGTACCGCGCGTACCTGGAGATGCTCGAGGCGGGTGTGGCGCGCGAGGTCGCCCGGGGCGTGCTGCCGGTCTCGATCTACTCGTCGATGTACGCGACCTGCAACGCCAGGGCGCTGATGCACTTCCTGTCCCTGCGCACCAAGCGCGAGGACGCGAGCTTCCCGTCGTTCCCGCAGCGCGAGATCGAGATGGTGGCCGAGCGGATGGAAGACCACTTCGCCGAGACCATGCCGCTCACCCACGGCGCCTGGAACCGCAACGGCCGGGTCGCCCCGTAG